A stretch of the Parabacteroides timonensis genome encodes the following:
- a CDS encoding DUF6057 family protein, whose translation MKDTHKYGWLAFIPVGIACYFFFLHTCPYHLLHKEQTTLFVYATEALSSYLDKPAVLSCLAGDYLTQFFRSPVAASACMGSVMCLLGLVCYAVFRKWMNGWLAIIPALLVVGWEVMRFCGLLYPLSSTLALIGGGGLFLLYDWIKNSYLRISAGFVGVILGYWLFGYGMFVFLFFQVIASLIQRREMVWAGLTIIVAIALPGIGSRYYLLTYSQACQYPATAWWDKPNPLYERLIGVDIEAEAGHWKKVRELSFPDEHISAFSYYYNLANAAENKLPEGLMNYYQPGVEGLFIPINSNSSYLSSLYANEVWFHLGDMTMSEHATILGMIFSPNHTGSRMVKRMAEINLINGDDEAAMKYLRILSKTKFYSQWAKDRIPGKESEPVKQWLEAKRTFIPQSDTVRVSTTDVVKSLRLLLATNPNNQMARDYLLCLHLLAKNLPAFIDDYVAEPGKAPKRLYAEALMIDLVRRQADGDEIRETIVDPSVVQDFKEYNRLHRQSKGDPQALVGKFGKTYWFYYHYAQNQ comes from the coding sequence ATGAAAGACACACACAAATACGGCTGGTTAGCCTTTATTCCGGTGGGGATTGCTTGTTATTTCTTTTTCCTGCATACCTGCCCTTATCATCTGCTGCATAAAGAGCAGACAACGCTCTTTGTTTATGCAACGGAGGCATTATCCTCTTACCTGGATAAACCTGCCGTATTATCGTGTCTCGCCGGGGATTATTTGACACAGTTTTTCCGCAGTCCGGTTGCTGCTTCTGCTTGTATGGGGAGTGTGATGTGCCTGTTGGGATTGGTCTGTTATGCCGTATTCCGCAAATGGATGAACGGCTGGCTGGCTATCATACCGGCATTGCTCGTTGTAGGTTGGGAAGTGATGCGCTTTTGCGGATTGCTTTATCCGCTGTCGTCTACCCTGGCGTTGATTGGGGGCGGCGGTTTGTTTCTTCTGTATGATTGGATAAAGAACAGTTATTTGCGGATAAGTGCCGGTTTTGTCGGAGTCATTCTAGGGTATTGGCTGTTTGGTTACGGGATGTTTGTCTTCCTGTTTTTCCAAGTGATTGCTTCGCTGATACAGAGAAGAGAGATGGTGTGGGCCGGTCTGACAATCATTGTCGCCATCGCTTTGCCGGGAATAGGTAGCCGGTATTATCTGCTGACATACAGCCAGGCCTGCCAATATCCGGCAACCGCCTGGTGGGACAAACCCAATCCGCTATACGAGCGGCTGATAGGCGTGGATATAGAAGCGGAAGCCGGACACTGGAAAAAAGTCCGTGAACTCTCTTTCCCCGACGAACACATCAGTGCCTTTTCCTATTATTATAACCTGGCAAATGCTGCCGAAAACAAACTGCCCGAAGGGTTGATGAATTATTATCAGCCGGGAGTGGAAGGACTGTTCATCCCGATAAACTCTAATTCTTCTTACCTTTCTTCATTGTATGCCAACGAAGTCTGGTTTCATCTAGGCGACATGACGATGTCCGAACATGCCACCATCCTGGGAATGATTTTCTCGCCCAACCACACAGGTAGCCGCATGGTGAAACGCATGGCCGAAATCAACCTGATAAACGGTGACGACGAGGCCGCCATGAAATACCTGCGTATTCTCTCGAAAACGAAATTCTACAGCCAATGGGCAAAAGATAGAATCCCCGGAAAGGAAAGCGAACCTGTCAAGCAATGGCTGGAGGCGAAAAGGACCTTTATCCCGCAATCGGATACAGTGCGCGTCTCCACAACCGATGTAGTCAAATCGCTCCGCCTCCTGTTGGCTACCAATCCGAACAACCAGATGGCACGCGACTATCTGCTTTGCCTGCATCTGTTGGCAAAGAACCTGCCTGCCTTTATAGACGACTATGTAGCTGAACCGGGGAAAGCCCCCAAACGTTTGTATGCCGAAGCGTTGATGATTGATTTAGTGCGCCGCCAGGCCGATGGCGACGAGATACGGGAGACGATTGTCGATCCTTCCGTCGTACAGGATTTCAAAGAATACAATCGGCTGCACCGGCAGTCAAAAGGAGATCCGCAGGCGCTGGTCGGCAAATTCGGGAAGACCTACTGGTTCTATTATCATTATGCACAAAACCAATAA
- a CDS encoding SusC/RagA family TonB-linked outer membrane protein, translating to MNRKLAFSLLLGAFTLASWAQQAMTVKGTVKDSDSNPVIGATVVIKGTTQGTTTDIDGNYTIQAEPGQVLEFSYVGMQPSTVTVGNRNEINITMADGELLDEVVVIGYGTVKKSHLTGAVASVSGKELQASVARSASSALQGRIAGVTVSTPNGQPGEGMNINIRGISSMSSTTPLYVIDGVYGDINMVDPSDIQSLEVLKDASAASIYGSRAANGVVLITTKGGRLETPTRISVDAYTGIQSVAKYIDVMDGNQLRDFAKMTGYSTADELVNWNGGKGTDWQKELYGTAMVSKVGLNVSGGNKTSTYNLSGSYLKQDGIVKTTGYEAWNIRAKNTFSLFNNHVRMGSTIMMKFWQKDKESVSFTSPLTAVPMWKPYNEDGSWGQAPTWTRGDNPVGWAEAYDIQNHGTDILLNGFAEVDLGLKGLKYKFNVGINKYTRRNYNYTVPYVFSSTSQNPDYKLSEDTGWENSWLIENTINYDNTFGDHTVSGLVGYSSQKNSQRGFGAGRTGLPEGLNTIGAGSVSTQTTSGSAWANTMISMFGRVMYSYADRYMLSASIRRDGSSKFADGHRWGTFTSASLGWNVMNESFFENARETMNELKVRASYGTLGNLNGIGNYATQSVVGTGLNNVVGSSLWEGAITGVNWVSPSNVTWEKTKTINIGLDMGILNNMFTLSADYFIQKTEDMLLSMPQPGSFGLGETPVVNAGTVENKGLELAIKHRNNIGELYYHVGVNASFIKNELTKVNGSRDEWTGFNPHDKGAITYAKTGFPIGYFNIIKTDGIFQTQEEINAYVNKDGNMIQPNAQPGDLKYVDYNGDGKIDNLDRQDCGSAFPKVTLGINMGAEWKGFDLNLFFDGNFGNKIYNAQYFTTVYNEVTANQYAIRANSWTENNRNTDVPRYVSGNDNNGTNWGYTDRWLENGSFLRLKTLELGYTLPKALVSKAKMQSLRVYTAMENLFTITSYKGYTPDLGVADSDSSIMTRGCDDGRYPSARTITFGLQLNF from the coding sequence ATGAACAGAAAACTAGCTTTCTCATTATTGCTGGGCGCATTCACACTCGCGAGTTGGGCGCAGCAGGCAATGACCGTAAAAGGTACGGTAAAAGACTCGGACAGCAATCCGGTCATTGGAGCAACAGTTGTTATCAAAGGAACCACGCAAGGTACCACTACCGACATCGATGGTAACTATACTATTCAGGCAGAGCCGGGACAAGTGCTCGAATTTTCCTATGTAGGTATGCAACCGTCGACCGTGACGGTGGGTAACAGAAACGAAATCAACATCACCATGGCCGACGGCGAATTATTGGATGAAGTAGTCGTTATCGGTTACGGTACAGTAAAGAAAAGTCACCTGACAGGAGCCGTTGCTTCCGTTTCCGGGAAAGAGTTGCAGGCCAGTGTCGCACGTAGTGCATCTTCCGCCCTGCAGGGACGTATCGCCGGTGTCACCGTATCGACACCCAACGGACAACCCGGTGAAGGCATGAATATTAACATCCGTGGTATCAGCTCAATGAGTTCTACTACCCCGTTGTATGTGATCGACGGTGTATACGGAGATATCAATATGGTAGACCCGTCGGATATCCAGTCCCTCGAAGTATTGAAAGATGCTTCCGCCGCTTCCATCTACGGTTCGCGTGCGGCCAATGGGGTTGTACTGATCACCACCAAAGGCGGACGTTTGGAAACGCCGACCCGTATTTCCGTAGACGCTTATACCGGTATACAGTCCGTAGCCAAATATATCGACGTAATGGATGGTAACCAGCTACGCGATTTCGCCAAGATGACAGGTTACAGCACAGCCGACGAACTGGTCAACTGGAACGGAGGCAAAGGAACCGACTGGCAGAAAGAACTATATGGCACAGCCATGGTAAGCAAAGTCGGCCTGAACGTATCCGGAGGTAACAAAACTTCCACCTATAACCTTTCCGGCAGTTACCTGAAACAGGACGGTATCGTTAAGACGACCGGCTATGAAGCCTGGAACATTCGTGCCAAGAATACATTCTCCCTGTTCAACAACCATGTACGCATGGGTTCGACCATCATGATGAAGTTCTGGCAGAAAGATAAAGAAAGCGTATCTTTCACCTCTCCCCTGACAGCGGTTCCGATGTGGAAACCATATAATGAAGACGGTTCCTGGGGACAAGCTCCGACCTGGACACGTGGCGACAACCCGGTAGGCTGGGCAGAAGCGTATGATATCCAGAATCATGGTACCGATATCCTATTGAATGGTTTCGCCGAAGTAGACCTCGGATTGAAAGGACTGAAATACAAATTCAACGTCGGTATCAATAAGTATACCCGTCGCAATTACAACTACACAGTTCCTTATGTATTCAGTTCCACCTCTCAGAACCCTGATTACAAATTAAGTGAAGACACTGGTTGGGAAAACAGCTGGCTGATCGAGAACACGATCAATTATGATAATACATTCGGAGACCATACCGTATCGGGCCTGGTAGGTTATTCTTCACAGAAAAACAGCCAGCGCGGTTTCGGTGCCGGTCGTACGGGATTACCCGAAGGACTGAACACCATCGGAGCAGGCTCTGTTTCCACACAAACCACCAGCGGCAGCGCCTGGGCTAATACAATGATCTCCATGTTCGGACGTGTGATGTACTCGTATGCCGACCGTTATATGTTGTCAGCCTCTATCCGTCGCGACGGTTCGTCCAAGTTTGCAGACGGTCATCGCTGGGGAACATTTACTTCCGCCTCTCTCGGTTGGAATGTGATGAATGAGAGCTTCTTTGAAAATGCAAGGGAAACAATGAACGAGCTGAAGGTACGCGCCAGCTACGGTACGCTCGGTAACCTGAACGGTATCGGTAACTATGCCACTCAATCGGTTGTCGGCACAGGCCTGAACAACGTAGTGGGTTCCTCTCTCTGGGAAGGAGCTATCACCGGAGTGAATTGGGTTTCACCGTCGAACGTTACCTGGGAAAAGACTAAAACGATCAATATCGGTCTCGACATGGGTATCCTAAACAATATGTTCACCCTGAGTGCAGATTACTTCATACAGAAAACGGAAGATATGTTATTGTCGATGCCTCAACCGGGCAGCTTCGGATTGGGAGAAACACCGGTCGTTAATGCCGGTACGGTAGAGAACAAAGGGCTGGAACTTGCCATCAAACATCGTAACAATATAGGTGAACTCTACTACCATGTAGGAGTAAACGCCTCTTTCATCAAAAATGAATTGACGAAAGTAAACGGTTCACGCGACGAATGGACCGGCTTCAACCCGCATGACAAAGGTGCCATCACCTATGCAAAGACTGGTTTCCCCATCGGCTACTTCAATATCATAAAGACCGACGGTATATTCCAAACCCAGGAAGAGATCAACGCCTACGTAAATAAAGACGGCAACATGATTCAGCCGAATGCCCAACCGGGTGATTTAAAATATGTAGACTATAACGGTGACGGTAAAATCGACAACCTCGACCGCCAGGATTGCGGCAGCGCTTTCCCGAAAGTGACGTTGGGTATCAATATGGGAGCAGAATGGAAAGGATTCGACCTGAACCTGTTCTTCGACGGTAACTTCGGTAATAAGATTTATAACGCGCAGTACTTCACGACTGTTTACAATGAAGTGACAGCCAACCAGTATGCCATACGTGCCAACAGCTGGACCGAGAACAACCGTAACACCGACGTGCCCCGCTACGTCTCGGGCAACGACAACAACGGTACGAACTGGGGATACACCGACCGCTGGCTCGAAAACGGCTCGTTCCTTCGCCTGAAAACCCTGGAACTCGGCTATACATTGCCAAAAGCCCTGGTATCGAAAGCTAAAATGCAGAGCCTGAGAGTGTACACCGCTATGGAAAATCTGTTCACTATCACCAGCTACAAAGGATATACCCCCGACCTGGGTGTAGCCGACAGCGACTCCAGCATCATGACCCGCGGTTGCGACGACGGCCGTTATCCTTCAGCACGCACCATCACTTTCGGTCTGCAGTTGAACTTCTAA
- a CDS encoding TolB family protein — protein sequence MIDNIKRVIGLVVWLVCTACASQPEQVTKVSEPAPIYPDYADVTIPYNIAPLNFLLRNDASALQVTVSGQKESLTVNGDRKVCFPLHKWKNLLETEKGQTLTVTVTAQVDGKWLRYPAFTWLVAPEKIDGFLSYRLIEPGYEVWNTIQLRERNIESFEEKVIADNNLVDGSCMNCHIYGKQDGNLSLFHLRGKDGGTILNRNGGLRKLSLKDDQMVSGAVYGDFHPSGRYGVFSSNIIIPAYHAHDNKRLEVYDTASDLAIADFDNNRMIVAPQIARKEVFETFPTFSADGNWVYYCASPAVELPDSLHQLKYSLCRIAFDAEKGEWGTQIDTLWNAETHNGSVCFPKASPDGRYLLYSVADYGTFPIWHRETDLKLMNLQTGEIDPLPTVNSDRSDTYHSWSSNSRWFVFASKRGDGQYGKPYFAYISPDGTAGKPFVLPQKDPEHYDYTFKSYNIPELSATPVPFDASDIRRVYQKTKVEEFSVAR from the coding sequence ATGATCGACAATATAAAGAGAGTTATCGGACTGGTAGTATGGCTGGTATGCACCGCATGTGCTTCCCAACCCGAACAGGTGACAAAAGTGAGTGAACCTGCTCCCATCTATCCCGATTACGCAGACGTCACCATCCCCTACAATATCGCCCCGTTGAATTTCCTGCTCCGCAACGATGCATCCGCTTTGCAGGTGACCGTCAGCGGACAAAAAGAAAGCCTGACCGTCAACGGTGACCGGAAAGTTTGTTTCCCGCTTCACAAATGGAAGAACCTGTTGGAAACGGAAAAAGGACAGACGCTGACCGTCACCGTCACAGCCCAGGTAGATGGCAAATGGCTGCGATACCCGGCATTCACCTGGCTGGTTGCTCCCGAAAAGATAGACGGCTTCTTAAGTTATCGCCTGATAGAACCGGGTTACGAGGTGTGGAACACCATTCAGCTGCGCGAACGCAACATCGAAAGTTTTGAAGAGAAAGTGATTGCCGACAACAACCTGGTCGACGGTAGTTGTATGAACTGTCATATCTACGGAAAGCAGGACGGCAACCTCTCTCTGTTCCATCTGCGTGGAAAAGACGGCGGCACGATCCTCAACCGTAACGGCGGACTGCGCAAGTTATCGCTTAAAGACGACCAGATGGTATCGGGTGCCGTATACGGTGATTTCCATCCGTCGGGACGTTACGGTGTTTTCTCTTCCAACATCATCATTCCGGCTTACCATGCCCACGACAACAAACGGTTGGAAGTGTACGATACGGCTTCCGACCTGGCTATTGCCGATTTCGACAACAACCGGATGATCGTCGCCCCGCAGATAGCCCGGAAAGAAGTATTCGAAACCTTCCCGACTTTCTCTGCAGACGGCAACTGGGTCTATTACTGTGCCTCTCCGGCAGTGGAATTACCGGACAGCCTCCACCAGCTCAAATACTCCCTTTGCCGCATCGCTTTCGATGCAGAAAAAGGAGAATGGGGCACGCAAATCGATACGCTTTGGAATGCGGAGACTCATAACGGCTCTGTCTGTTTCCCGAAAGCCTCGCCCGATGGCCGTTACCTGCTTTATTCGGTAGCCGACTACGGCACTTTCCCCATCTGGCACAGGGAAACTGACCTGAAACTGATGAACTTACAAACAGGTGAGATCGATCCGTTACCGACAGTCAACTCCGACCGTTCCGATACGTACCACAGTTGGTCGTCGAACAGTCGTTGGTTTGTTTTCGCCAGCAAGCGAGGCGATGGGCAATATGGCAAACCTTACTTTGCCTATATCTCTCCCGACGGAACAGCCGGCAAGCCTTTCGTCCTGCCACAAAAAGACCCGGAGCATTACGACTATACCTTCAAATCATATAACATCCCGGAACTGTCCGCTACTCCTGTTCCTTTCGATGCTTCCGACATCCGCAGGGTTTATCAGAAGACGAAGGTGGAAGAGTTTTCGGTAGCAAGATAG
- a CDS encoding AraC family transcriptional regulator, with amino-acid sequence MIGTELFKEVSPLSSKDCFIVIERLKSTFNFPIHVHPEYELNFIEHARGAQRIVGDSVETIGDDELVLITNPKLEHAWVNHECKSQSIHEITIQFHRSSLPDELLDRSQFESIKTLFERAQKGVAFGTQAINKVRPLLKTITCETDGFYSVMKLLMILHELSLSEDTRELASHSFIRQEKPHEKDPRINKVIDYLNKNYDKQLRLSDVADLINMSEPSFCRYIKQRTSKSFVDFLTDIRLGFAIRALIDSSQSVAEIGYACGFNNLSNFNRIFKKKKGMPPTEFRENYRKKKVIV; translated from the coding sequence ATGATTGGAACCGAATTATTTAAGGAAGTATCGCCACTATCTTCCAAAGATTGCTTTATCGTTATCGAGCGTCTCAAATCTACATTCAACTTTCCAATCCACGTACATCCGGAGTATGAATTAAACTTCATAGAACACGCCAGAGGGGCACAACGTATAGTAGGGGATTCCGTTGAAACGATTGGAGACGATGAGTTGGTATTGATTACAAATCCGAAACTGGAACATGCATGGGTAAACCACGAATGCAAATCGCAAAGTATACACGAGATAACCATCCAGTTCCACCGTTCGTCGTTGCCGGACGAATTATTGGACAGGAGCCAGTTCGAGAGCATCAAGACACTTTTCGAACGGGCACAGAAGGGGGTTGCATTCGGTACGCAGGCGATCAACAAAGTACGTCCGTTACTGAAGACCATCACCTGTGAGACCGATGGTTTCTACTCCGTCATGAAGTTACTGATGATCCTGCATGAGCTTTCCCTTTCGGAAGATACCCGTGAACTGGCCAGCCATTCGTTTATCCGCCAGGAAAAGCCTCACGAAAAAGATCCGCGTATCAATAAGGTGATCGATTATCTGAATAAGAATTACGACAAACAGCTTCGCCTGTCGGACGTAGCCGACCTGATCAATATGAGCGAACCGTCTTTCTGCCGATATATCAAGCAACGCACTTCGAAAAGTTTTGTAGACTTCCTAACGGATATCCGCCTGGGGTTTGCCATACGTGCCCTGATCGACTCATCGCAATCGGTAGCAGAAATCGGATATGCCTGCGGCTTCAATAACCTGTCGAACTTTAACCGTATCTTTAAAAAGAAAAAGGGGATGCCACCGACAGAGTTTAGAGAAAACTATCGAAAAAAGAAGGTAATTGTTTAG
- a CDS encoding RNA polymerase sigma factor produces the protein MDEQLLIAGCKRGESWARKELYEQYAPMMMSVCMRYVNNRETARDLLQDGFIKIFTKIGSYTGTGAFPGWVRRVFVTTALEYLRKNDAIRLSVNFDECGEFPDEVDVSVLDRLSADDLHACIARLPNGYRTVFNLYAIEGYSHSEIAEMLHISEVTSRTQFIRARKVLQKSVQLLIMHENAQ, from the coding sequence ATGGACGAACAGCTGTTAATTGCCGGATGCAAGCGTGGGGAGTCGTGGGCTCGTAAAGAATTGTACGAGCAATATGCCCCTATGATGATGAGCGTATGCATGCGGTACGTAAATAACAGGGAAACTGCTCGCGATTTGTTGCAAGACGGATTCATTAAGATATTCACCAAGATAGGGAGCTATACAGGTACCGGGGCGTTTCCCGGATGGGTGCGGCGGGTGTTTGTTACAACAGCTCTTGAATATCTGCGAAAAAATGATGCAATCCGGTTGAGCGTTAATTTCGACGAGTGCGGGGAGTTTCCGGATGAGGTGGATGTATCGGTCTTGGACCGTTTATCCGCCGACGACCTGCATGCCTGTATCGCTCGTCTGCCAAATGGATATCGGACGGTCTTTAACCTCTATGCCATAGAGGGTTACTCTCATAGCGAAATAGCCGAGATGTTGCATATCAGCGAAGTTACTTCGCGGACGCAGTTCATTCGTGCGAGGAAAGTGTTACAAAAAAGTGTTCAATTATTAATCATGCATGAAAATGCGCAGTGA
- a CDS encoding SDR family NAD(P)-dependent oxidoreductase: MDGKRVFVTGGAKGIGESIVSAFCKIGARVAFCDTDEKAAERLCDLMPSYVQFFKADVSDEKALQEVINRLINMWGDVDVIVNNVGISEFSPLVDTSIEQFDRILSTNLRPVFITSRALAIHRNNEEGKKRYGRIINIASSRYLQSEPGSEGYAASKGGIVSLTHALALSFSDYNITVNCISPGWIQNEDYRLLKPADHKQHPSGRVGRPSDIASACLFLAAPENDFINGQNIVIDGGMTKKMIYVE; the protein is encoded by the coding sequence ATGGATGGTAAGAGAGTCTTTGTAACCGGTGGTGCCAAGGGCATAGGGGAATCAATTGTTTCTGCATTTTGTAAAATAGGAGCCCGGGTTGCTTTTTGTGATACAGACGAAAAGGCGGCTGAACGTTTGTGTGATCTTATGCCGTCATATGTGCAGTTCTTTAAGGCTGATGTAAGTGATGAAAAAGCTCTTCAAGAAGTTATCAACAGACTTATCAACATGTGGGGAGACGTGGATGTGATTGTTAACAATGTGGGGATCAGTGAGTTTTCTCCATTGGTTGATACAAGTATTGAACAGTTCGACAGGATACTATCAACAAACCTGCGACCGGTGTTTATAACTTCACGCGCACTGGCTATTCACCGGAACAATGAGGAAGGAAAGAAACGTTACGGACGGATCATCAATATTGCTTCTTCCCGTTATCTGCAGAGTGAACCGGGCTCGGAGGGATATGCCGCTTCCAAAGGTGGAATTGTTTCCCTAACGCATGCCTTGGCGCTTTCGTTCAGTGATTATAATATTACAGTAAACTGTATCAGTCCCGGTTGGATACAAAACGAAGACTACCGTTTGTTGAAACCGGCCGACCACAAACAACATCCTTCCGGCCGTGTAGGCCGTCCTTCCGACATTGCAAGTGCCTGTCTTTTCCTGGCTGCCCCTGAAAATGATTTCATCAACGGGCAGAACATCGTTATCGACGGGGGAATGACAAAAAAGATGATTTATGTAGAATAA
- a CDS encoding endonuclease/exonuclease/phosphatase family protein, whose amino-acid sequence MKKHLFTAFVLLLAVFCFSSCQKTETFKVLQFNIWQEGAVVKGGFDAIADEIVRSDADFVTLSEVRNYHNTRFCDRIVEALKERGQTYYSFYTEDSGLLSRYPISDSSTVYPLNDDRGSIYRLVTKKGDQEFAVYTAHLDYRNCAYYDVRGYNGNDWEKIEPVISLDSILLLNRASVRDDAMARFVSVAEKDKAAGRIVILGGDFNEPSHLDWTEATKDMRDHYGLAIPWDVSVMLEKAGYKDSYREKYPDPVTHPGFTCPGDCPDIALEKLVWSPEADDRDRIDFIMYAPFEGLSLTDVTIVGPKGDILRGERVTENTADPIIEPLGIWPTDHKAVLATFQLTK is encoded by the coding sequence ATGAAAAAGCATTTATTTACAGCATTCGTGTTGTTACTTGCCGTTTTTTGTTTTTCATCCTGTCAAAAGACAGAGACATTTAAAGTCCTGCAATTTAATATCTGGCAGGAAGGTGCCGTGGTAAAAGGTGGCTTCGACGCCATAGCCGACGAGATTGTCCGCAGCGATGCCGATTTCGTTACATTGAGCGAAGTGCGTAATTATCACAATACCCGTTTCTGCGACCGTATCGTCGAGGCTTTGAAGGAACGCGGACAAACGTACTACTCATTCTACACCGAAGACTCCGGCCTGTTGAGCCGCTATCCGATCAGCGACAGCAGTACCGTTTATCCCCTGAATGACGACCGGGGTAGTATTTACCGCCTGGTTACAAAGAAAGGCGATCAGGAATTTGCCGTCTATACAGCCCATCTGGACTACCGTAACTGTGCTTATTACGATGTACGCGGATATAACGGTAACGACTGGGAAAAGATAGAACCTGTTATCAGCCTCGACTCTATCCTGCTGTTGAACCGTGCCTCCGTGAGAGACGACGCAATGGCCCGTTTCGTCAGCGTTGCCGAAAAAGATAAAGCTGCCGGCCGTATCGTTATTCTGGGTGGCGACTTCAACGAACCTTCCCATCTGGACTGGACGGAAGCAACAAAAGATATGCGCGACCATTACGGACTGGCTATCCCCTGGGACGTTTCCGTTATGCTGGAAAAAGCCGGATACAAAGATTCTTATCGCGAAAAATATCCTGATCCGGTTACTCACCCGGGATTTACCTGTCCGGGAGACTGCCCTGATATCGCACTGGAAAAACTGGTCTGGTCACCCGAAGCCGACGACCGCGACCGCATCGACTTTATCATGTATGCTCCTTTCGAAGGACTGAGCCTGACAGACGTAACGATCGTCGGACCTAAAGGCGATATCCTACGCGGCGAACGGGTGACTGAAAACACAGCCGACCCGATTATCGAACCGCTGGGAATCTGGCCTACCGACCATAAAGCCGTTCTGGCTACATTCCAGCTCACAAAATAA
- a CDS encoding outer membrane beta-barrel protein — MKMRSDTDHREQLDDFSEFMKRKLEDHRLPVDDLCWEEIEPRMKSRRRNFVWWIGSSVAAAIAVMLLLLPFRMEEKLSEKINEQVISALTEEEIVPDSIEVSPDEAVTSVDKTVRTKKLIAAVSVKQPAVEVDEQPDRIVTDLQPEVEQEIDNIEETSAAEPEKEEKKESKKQMDLNNYDSKKYRFVSPAKEKKKRDWSLNASFGTGGDVSLNLLGSKDDVYYDYANGGISPGPPIIPPVVDPPYTNNGMLPAENYGDIDCSLPLSFGMTVRKDFSRYIGVETGLIYTYLSSRMSQGGKVSYTSRLNLHYLGIPVNLVVNLWDNPKWNIYMSGGVMLEKGLRSKQMQHTYSLSNMETLVEKKAISGVQWSLNGSIGVSYRLYREWSLYLEPRISYYFDNDQPVSIRTENSVIIGLGAGFRFEF, encoded by the coding sequence ATGAAAATGCGCAGTGATACGGATCATAGAGAACAGTTGGATGATTTCAGCGAATTCATGAAGCGGAAACTGGAAGACCACCGGTTGCCTGTTGATGATCTTTGCTGGGAGGAAATCGAGCCGCGTATGAAGTCCCGCCGGCGGAACTTCGTCTGGTGGATCGGTAGCTCTGTGGCTGCTGCCATCGCTGTAATGCTGTTGTTGCTCCCTTTTCGGATGGAGGAGAAACTGAGCGAGAAGATAAATGAACAGGTGATTTCTGCATTAACGGAAGAAGAAATAGTACCGGATAGTATCGAAGTTTCTCCGGATGAAGCAGTAACTTCTGTCGATAAGACAGTCCGCACAAAGAAACTGATCGCCGCAGTATCTGTAAAACAGCCTGCTGTAGAAGTGGATGAACAGCCGGATAGGATTGTAACAGACCTACAGCCGGAAGTGGAGCAAGAAATAGACAATATTGAAGAAACTTCTGCTGCAGAACCTGAAAAAGAAGAGAAAAAAGAGTCGAAGAAACAAATGGATTTAAATAATTACGATTCGAAAAAATACCGGTTTGTTTCGCCGGCTAAGGAGAAGAAGAAAAGAGACTGGTCGCTAAATGCTTCGTTCGGGACGGGGGGAGATGTCTCTCTTAATCTATTGGGTAGTAAGGATGATGTTTATTATGATTATGCGAACGGTGGTATTAGTCCCGGTCCTCCTATTATTCCACCGGTAGTCGATCCTCCTTATACGAATAACGGTATGCTTCCTGCAGAAAATTATGGAGATATAGATTGTTCGTTACCGCTTTCTTTCGGTATGACCGTACGGAAAGATTTCAGCCGGTATATCGGAGTAGAGACAGGTTTGATATATACCTATTTATCATCGCGTATGAGCCAGGGCGGCAAAGTGTCTTATACTTCCAGACTCAATCTGCATTATCTGGGTATACCGGTCAATCTGGTTGTCAACTTATGGGATAATCCGAAATGGAATATATACATGTCGGGAGGTGTGATGCTGGAAAAAGGGCTGAGATCAAAACAGATGCAACATACATATTCCCTGAGTAACATGGAGACATTGGTGGAAAAGAAGGCTATTTCCGGTGTACAATGGTCGTTGAACGGATCAATAGGTGTTTCCTATCGCCTTTACCGGGAGTGGAGTCTCTATCTTGAACCGCGTATTTCCTACTATTTCGATAATGACCAGCCGGTTAGTATCCGTACCGAGAACTCGGTAATCATTGGATTGGGGGCCGGTTTCCGCTTTGAATTCTAA